One stretch of Tepidibacter hydrothermalis DNA includes these proteins:
- a CDS encoding ribonuclease Z — MLNVCLLAPGGVMPFYNRFLTSMVASCNGSMVLVDCGEGTQILLKKLKWGLKNIDVICFTHYHADHIAGLPGLLSTIGNSGRKEELTLIGPPGLKNVVQGLLVITPELPYDIKLIETSDKLVEYIHKDFVLNSMPVKHSVDCMMYSLEVMRRRKFDKNKAESQNIPMKYWNRLQNEEIIEDSGIIYTPDMVLSDKRKGLKVSYCTDTRPLPEIVDFIKYSDLFICEGMYGDDVYAQKVEDTNHMLFSEAADLSKKGKVEEMWLTHFSPALQDPYEFLDVAKNIFKNSVIGEELMVKELKFTD, encoded by the coding sequence ATGTTGAATGTTTGTTTGTTAGCGCCTGGTGGTGTTATGCCATTTTATAATAGATTCCTTACTTCTATGGTAGCGAGTTGTAATGGAAGCATGGTGCTTGTAGATTGTGGAGAAGGAACTCAAATTCTTTTGAAAAAGTTAAAATGGGGTTTGAAAAATATAGATGTAATCTGCTTTACTCACTATCATGCAGATCATATAGCTGGTCTTCCTGGGCTTTTAAGCACAATAGGAAATTCAGGTAGAAAAGAAGAGCTTACATTAATTGGACCTCCAGGGCTAAAAAATGTAGTTCAAGGTCTTTTGGTTATAACTCCTGAGCTTCCCTATGATATAAAACTTATTGAAACTTCTGATAAATTAGTTGAATATATACATAAGGACTTTGTTTTAAATTCAATGCCTGTAAAACATAGTGTAGATTGTATGATGTATAGTCTTGAAGTTATGAGAAGAAGAAAGTTTGACAAAAATAAAGCTGAAAGTCAAAATATCCCTATGAAATATTGGAATAGACTTCAAAATGAAGAGATTATAGAAGATAGTGGAATTATATATACTCCAGATATGGTCCTTTCAGATAAAAGAAAGGGACTTAAAGTTTCTTATTGCACTGATACAAGGCCTCTTCCTGAAATTGTGGATTTTATAAAATATTCAGATTTATTTATTTGTGAAGGTATGTATGGTGATGATGTTTATGCCCAAAAAGTAGAAGATACAAATCATATGCTGTTTTCGGAAGCGGCAGATCTTTCTAAAAAGGGGAAAGTTGAAGAAATGTGGCTTACTCATTTTAGTCCAGCTCTTCAAGATCCATATGAATTTTTAGATGTAGCTAAAAATATTTTCAAAAACTCTGTTATAGGAGAAGAACTTATGGTAAAGGAACTTAAATTTACAGATTAA